Proteins encoded by one window of Engraulis encrasicolus isolate BLACKSEA-1 chromosome 21, IST_EnEncr_1.0, whole genome shotgun sequence:
- the LOC134436995 gene encoding uncharacterized protein LOC134436995 isoform X1, whose translation MEQLQEAPEEPTKSNDWSSRQKKAAECWKAARQFHVQSLFESHRVGHPLCTHCNETAVIRCRDCLPSEWFCGKCDVTFHKKAVLHNRESIHEGFFKPIPPSTVIVQGDAGFSAQEQQCIMPFKASQKCSCNLPNISVSPGKAVILISINGRYDLHLPLFQCHKCSQKWYPEFGDVVGSGYWPASICAQNKTYYTLDLFSSFEELKVIAPTLSRQAFAKLLEHRTRCAGRSGPVSGDRLQRSFLEFYYCQYEQEQQTGEASLSCPACHPDMVAVAVDGNRKLYRFKSRSACSADKPYFDGVFVAEDAAVADFVGTLHRAVKQTRGQGTCGGTSWAAAKEISRRANKMDEEGMEVAVCRHGFLLKALNMYRGEIFAYPMFLHKALMPCNATFFAMDVACKYWPYLQKAANHLPELLELLNSTPLLSVMHAQNHETKCQIAWSGKYIEGAGTTAGEEVEQVNSYLSRCALTTKYMSKGARVDMLTVHALGWNKKKTSGLQQALCSRYAKTCKMLTEAEKEEQQKKEDLACTDGAAWVAEVQEWATRVRTRPLKLQQDIEGRYLNLRQRKQALYRKNDSGQLRHRLRSEMTVVKNRLLKDIATFNSASPTTTIDIGTVERSLSGDGPAVFWPWDVQGSVRLEDKHAYFVASMRRKRLEEEKGILVKEMEQHTTSLKRLMSCLEAKMSSAESQNEGLSAFCRRRLHDLTIVHLSAVASYRAVLSPQGTNRPSCEEGQGDDGNEDDVHSSDFSYTSDEEETECSSLI comes from the exons ATGGAACAGCTACAGGAGGCACCAGAAGAGCCCACAAAGTCTAATGATTGGAGTTCGAGGCAGAAAAAAGCTGCAGAGTGTTGGAAAGCTGCGAGACAATTCCACGTGCAGAGCCTCTTTGAATCCCATCGTGTCGGCCATCCATTGTGCACCCATTGCAACGAGACTGCTGTTATTAG GTGCAGAGATTGTCTGCCCAGTGAGTGGTTTTGTGGCAAATGTGACGTCACTTTCCACAAGAAGGCAGTTCTCCACAATAGAGAGAGCATCCATGAGGGCTTCTTTAAGCCCATCCCTCCCAGCACAGTCATCGTCCAGGGAGATGCTGGCTTTTCAGCTCAGGAGCAAC aatgtataATGCCATTTAAGGCAAGTCAGAAATGCTCCTGCAACCTTCCCAATATATCTGTGTCGCCAGGAAAGGCTGTCATTTTGATTTCGATCAATG GCAGGTACGATTTGCATCTGCCATTGTTTCAGTGCCACAAATGCAGTCAGAAGTGGTATCCCGAGTTTGGGGATGTGGTGGGAAGTGGGTACTGGCCAGCCTCCATCTGTGCACAGAACAAGACGTATTACACACTGGACCTGTTCAGTTCCTTTGAGGAGCTGAAAGTAATTGCCCCCACACTGTCCAGACAGGCTTTCGCCAAACTTCTTGAGCACAGAACAAGATGTGCTGGGAGG TCAGGACCTGTGTCTGGCGACCGTCTGCAGAGGAGCTTCCTGGAGTTCTACTATTGCCAGTACGAGCAAGAGCAGCAAACAGGGGAAGCCTCCCTATCATGCCCAGCATGTCATCCGGACATGGTAGCTGTGGCAGTGGATGGTAACAGAAAGCTTTACCGCTTCAAAAGTAGAAG TGCTTGTTCTGCAGACAAGCCCTATTTTGATGGTGTGTTTGTGGCAGAGGATGCGGCTGTTGCAGACTTTGTCGGCACACTACATCGTGCAGTGAAACAG ACACGTGGTCAGGGTACCTGTGGGGGGACATCCTGGGCTGCAGCGAAGGAGATTTCTAGGAGGGCAAATAAGATGGACGAAGAAGGCATGGAAGTTGCTGTTTGTAGGCATGGCTTTCTATTGAAAGCCCTGAATATGTACAGAG GGGAGATCTTCGCCTATCCAATGTTTCTCCATAAAGCGCTAATGCCATGCAACGCAACCTTCTTTGCAATGGATGTGGCTTGCAAGTACTGGCCATACCTTCAGAAGGCTGCCAACCACCTGCCAGAGCTCCTAGAGCTTTTGAATTCCACACCCCTCCTTAGTGTCATGCATGCACAAAACCACGAGACCAAGTGTCAG ATTGCTTGGAGTGGAAAATACATTGAGGGTGCCGGGACTACTGCGGGAGAGGAAGTAGAGCAAGTGAACAGCTACCTGTCCCGCTGTGCTTTGACAACAAAGTACATGTCCAAAGGAG CACGTGTGGACATGCTGACTGTTCATGCCTTAGGGTGGAACAAGAAGAAAACCTCTGGACTGCAACAAGCCCTGTGCTCCCGATATGCCAAG ACATGCAAGATGCTGACGGAAGCTGAGAAGGAAGAGCAGCAGAAAAAGGAGGATCTGGCCTGCACTGATGGAGCTGCATGGGTTGCTGAAGTGCAGGAATGGGCAACCCGCG TAAGAACACGCCCTTTGAAGCTGCAGCAGGACATAGAGGGCCGCTATCTTAACCTTCGACAGAGGAAGCAAGCTCTGTACCGAAAGAATG ACAGTGGTCAGTTGCGTCATCGTCTGCGGAGCGAGATGACTGTTGTTAAGAACAGGCTTCTTAAAGACATTGCCACCTTCAACAGTGCATCGCCAACAACGACAATCGACATTGGAACCGTGGAGCGATCATTGTCAGGAGATGGACCAGCTGTTTTTTGGCCTTGGGATGTGCAGGGGAGTG TCAGACTTGAGGACAAGCATGCCTACTTTGTGGCCTCGATGCGCAGGAAGCGCTTGGAAGAAGAGAAAGGCATCCTCGTGAAGGAGATGGAACAGCACACTACATCACTGAAAAGATTGATGTCTTGTCTAGAAGCAAAGATGTCATCGGCAG AGTCACAAAATGAGGGCCTTTCTGCCTTCTGTCGAAGACGGCTTCATGACCTGACAATCGTCCATCTTTCTGCTGTGGCAAGCTACAGGGCTGTTTTAAGCCCACAGGGGACCAATAGGCCATCTTGTGAGGAAGGGCAGGGAGATGACGGGAATGAGGACGATGTACACAGCAGTGATTTCTCATACACCAGTGATGAGGAAGAAACGGAGTGTAG TTCTTTAATCTGA
- the LOC134436995 gene encoding uncharacterized protein LOC134436995 isoform X2, which produces MEQLQEAPEEPTKSNDWSSRQKKAAECWKAARQFHVQSLFESHRVGHPLCTHCNETAVIRCRDCLPSEWFCGKCDVTFHKKAVLHNRESIHEGFFKPIPPSTVIVQGDAGFSAQEQQCIMPFKASQKCSCNLPNISVSPGKAVILISINGRYDLHLPLFQCHKCSQKWYPEFGDVVGSGYWPASICAQNKTYYTLDLFSSFEELKVIAPTLSRQAFAKLLEHRTRCAGRSGPVSGDRLQRSFLEFYYCQYEQEQQTGEASLSCPACHPDMVAVAVDGNRKLYRFKSRSACSADKPYFDGVFVAEDAAVADFVGTLHRAVKQTRGQGTCGGTSWAAAKEISRRANKMDEEGMEVAVCRHGFLLKALNMYRGEIFAYPMFLHKALMPCNATFFAMDVACKYWPYLQKAANHLPELLELLNSTPLLSVMHAQNHETKCQIAWSGKYIEGAGTTAGEEVEQVNSYLSRCALTTKYMSKGARVDMLTVHALGWNKKKTSGLQQALCSRYAKTCKMLTEAEKEEQQKKEDLACTDGAAWVAEVQEWATRVRTRPLKLQQDIEGRYLNLRQRKQALYRKNDSGQLRHRLRSEMTVVKNRLLKDIATFNSASPTTTIDIGTVERSLSGDGPAVFWPWDVQGSVRLEDKHAYFVASMRRKRLEEEKGILVKEMEQHTTSLKRLMSCLEAKMSSAESQNEGLSAFCRRRLHDLTIVHLSAVASYRAVLSPQGTNRPSCEEGQGDDGNEDDVHSSDFSYTSDEEETEFL; this is translated from the exons ATGGAACAGCTACAGGAGGCACCAGAAGAGCCCACAAAGTCTAATGATTGGAGTTCGAGGCAGAAAAAAGCTGCAGAGTGTTGGAAAGCTGCGAGACAATTCCACGTGCAGAGCCTCTTTGAATCCCATCGTGTCGGCCATCCATTGTGCACCCATTGCAACGAGACTGCTGTTATTAG GTGCAGAGATTGTCTGCCCAGTGAGTGGTTTTGTGGCAAATGTGACGTCACTTTCCACAAGAAGGCAGTTCTCCACAATAGAGAGAGCATCCATGAGGGCTTCTTTAAGCCCATCCCTCCCAGCACAGTCATCGTCCAGGGAGATGCTGGCTTTTCAGCTCAGGAGCAAC aatgtataATGCCATTTAAGGCAAGTCAGAAATGCTCCTGCAACCTTCCCAATATATCTGTGTCGCCAGGAAAGGCTGTCATTTTGATTTCGATCAATG GCAGGTACGATTTGCATCTGCCATTGTTTCAGTGCCACAAATGCAGTCAGAAGTGGTATCCCGAGTTTGGGGATGTGGTGGGAAGTGGGTACTGGCCAGCCTCCATCTGTGCACAGAACAAGACGTATTACACACTGGACCTGTTCAGTTCCTTTGAGGAGCTGAAAGTAATTGCCCCCACACTGTCCAGACAGGCTTTCGCCAAACTTCTTGAGCACAGAACAAGATGTGCTGGGAGG TCAGGACCTGTGTCTGGCGACCGTCTGCAGAGGAGCTTCCTGGAGTTCTACTATTGCCAGTACGAGCAAGAGCAGCAAACAGGGGAAGCCTCCCTATCATGCCCAGCATGTCATCCGGACATGGTAGCTGTGGCAGTGGATGGTAACAGAAAGCTTTACCGCTTCAAAAGTAGAAG TGCTTGTTCTGCAGACAAGCCCTATTTTGATGGTGTGTTTGTGGCAGAGGATGCGGCTGTTGCAGACTTTGTCGGCACACTACATCGTGCAGTGAAACAG ACACGTGGTCAGGGTACCTGTGGGGGGACATCCTGGGCTGCAGCGAAGGAGATTTCTAGGAGGGCAAATAAGATGGACGAAGAAGGCATGGAAGTTGCTGTTTGTAGGCATGGCTTTCTATTGAAAGCCCTGAATATGTACAGAG GGGAGATCTTCGCCTATCCAATGTTTCTCCATAAAGCGCTAATGCCATGCAACGCAACCTTCTTTGCAATGGATGTGGCTTGCAAGTACTGGCCATACCTTCAGAAGGCTGCCAACCACCTGCCAGAGCTCCTAGAGCTTTTGAATTCCACACCCCTCCTTAGTGTCATGCATGCACAAAACCACGAGACCAAGTGTCAG ATTGCTTGGAGTGGAAAATACATTGAGGGTGCCGGGACTACTGCGGGAGAGGAAGTAGAGCAAGTGAACAGCTACCTGTCCCGCTGTGCTTTGACAACAAAGTACATGTCCAAAGGAG CACGTGTGGACATGCTGACTGTTCATGCCTTAGGGTGGAACAAGAAGAAAACCTCTGGACTGCAACAAGCCCTGTGCTCCCGATATGCCAAG ACATGCAAGATGCTGACGGAAGCTGAGAAGGAAGAGCAGCAGAAAAAGGAGGATCTGGCCTGCACTGATGGAGCTGCATGGGTTGCTGAAGTGCAGGAATGGGCAACCCGCG TAAGAACACGCCCTTTGAAGCTGCAGCAGGACATAGAGGGCCGCTATCTTAACCTTCGACAGAGGAAGCAAGCTCTGTACCGAAAGAATG ACAGTGGTCAGTTGCGTCATCGTCTGCGGAGCGAGATGACTGTTGTTAAGAACAGGCTTCTTAAAGACATTGCCACCTTCAACAGTGCATCGCCAACAACGACAATCGACATTGGAACCGTGGAGCGATCATTGTCAGGAGATGGACCAGCTGTTTTTTGGCCTTGGGATGTGCAGGGGAGTG TCAGACTTGAGGACAAGCATGCCTACTTTGTGGCCTCGATGCGCAGGAAGCGCTTGGAAGAAGAGAAAGGCATCCTCGTGAAGGAGATGGAACAGCACACTACATCACTGAAAAGATTGATGTCTTGTCTAGAAGCAAAGATGTCATCGGCAG AGTCACAAAATGAGGGCCTTTCTGCCTTCTGTCGAAGACGGCTTCATGACCTGACAATCGTCCATCTTTCTGCTGTGGCAAGCTACAGGGCTGTTTTAAGCCCACAGGGGACCAATAGGCCATCTTGTGAGGAAGGGCAGGGAGATGACGGGAATGAGGACGATGTACACAGCAGTGATTTCTCATACACCAGTGATGAGGAAGAAACGGAGT TTCTTTAA